A portion of the Hoylesella buccalis ATCC 35310 genome contains these proteins:
- a CDS encoding Abi family protein, translating into MANKESRSIQEQIDLLKHRGMIIEDEEFAHLHLSHISYYRLKGYWWDMQTDKERHIFKNDANFKDVIARYFFDKELRLILFDAIEAIEIALRTKMIYHLSQSYGGLYYMDKGLFNNEELQQQHIHDLMGEFMRSSEIFIKDYKCKYGVWEDRKCISLTQQPDAWIIFEVATFGTLSKIYKNLNHQLPEKARIANEFGLNMHTELSSWLEAISYLRNIVAHHSRVWSRNMVKRPMDISNPRGIWLQHPLSEFSKKKPFLIITSMLYLCNAINAGDTYKRKTISLIEKNPDIPIYKIGFPDHWNRESIWQ; encoded by the coding sequence ATGGCGAATAAAGAATCACGTTCCATTCAGGAACAAATCGATTTACTGAAGCATAGAGGCATGATTATAGAAGATGAGGAGTTTGCCCATCTTCATTTAAGTCATATCAGCTACTACCGTTTGAAGGGGTATTGGTGGGATATGCAAACAGACAAAGAACGGCATATATTCAAGAATGACGCCAATTTTAAGGACGTTATCGCACGATATTTCTTTGATAAGGAGTTGCGTCTTATCTTGTTCGATGCCATTGAAGCCATAGAGATTGCGTTGCGGACGAAGATGATTTATCATCTTTCACAATCATACGGTGGGCTGTACTATATGGATAAGGGACTTTTCAACAATGAAGAGCTCCAACAGCAACATATACATGATCTGATGGGCGAGTTTATGCGTAGCAGTGAGATTTTCATAAAAGACTACAAATGCAAATATGGAGTGTGGGAGGACAGAAAATGTATATCTCTTACCCAACAGCCTGACGCATGGATTATTTTTGAAGTTGCGACTTTTGGAACACTTTCAAAGATATATAAGAATCTTAATCATCAGTTACCGGAAAAGGCAAGAATTGCCAATGAATTCGGACTTAATATGCATACAGAACTCTCAAGCTGGCTTGAAGCCATCTCCTATTTGAGAAATATTGTCGCCCATCATTCAAGAGTATGGAGTCGAAATATGGTAAAACGTCCAATGGATATTAGTAATCCAAGAGGCATTTGGCTGCAACATCCTCTTTCGGAATTCTCTAAAAAGAAGCCATTTCTAATCATTACTTCCATGTTATACTTGTGCAATGCTATCAATGCTGGAGATACATATAAGAGAAAGACAATCTCACTGATAGAGAAAAATCCGGACATTCCTATTTATAAGATAGGTTTTCCAGACCATTGGAATAGGGAATCTATCTGGCAATAA
- a CDS encoding MerR family transcriptional regulator, translated as MEIIAVESQAYQELIDRLNRIEQYVERTSRLIQDIDDELEMTTKDLIGTLNVSESTLYRWRKKQLVRYRYTEGGDVRYFFKSIVIATKCNRLRVSGMRNDEVLGRLNRFKDNLIMSSCLNPKNRQL; from the coding sequence ATGGAAATAATAGCAGTAGAAAGCCAAGCCTATCAAGAACTGATAGACAGGCTCAACCGAATTGAGCAGTATGTTGAGCGCACCTCCCGTCTTATCCAAGACATTGACGACGAGCTGGAGATGACCACGAAAGACCTTATCGGGACTCTGAATGTTTCAGAGTCCACCCTTTACCGTTGGCGCAAGAAGCAGTTGGTGAGGTATCGCTACACAGAAGGTGGTGATGTGCGTTATTTTTTCAAGTCTATCGTGATTGCCACGAAATGCAACCGCCTCCGTGTTTCCGGTATGAGGAATGACGAGGTTCTTGGTCGGCTCAACCGTTTTAAGGACAATCTTATCATGAGTTCATGTCTTAACCCTAAAAACAGACAACTATGA
- a CDS encoding bifunctional DNA primase/helicase, with protein sequence MIEKEQILLLTQGGLNVFSHFLGFEVNLHRNFRSPFYDDKRASCHIYYDRKTSSYKFYDHGDTTYSGDCFWFVATLRSLNLKTNFPEVLEIIVQELGLYSLCDAEKHNKHITPSYKNPIASSPTVEKTKRTEERPYSFEIQPFDDGLLNYWAHYGIHEDTLRQFRVRSLKRYESVSAEGKKFELHSSPTEPIFAYIGNGYVKIYRPHSLKIRFLYGGRMPVTYCFGMEQIPTKGDILFITGGEKDVLSLYAHGFNAICFNSETAQIPTSILESLQLRFRHIILLYDADETGVREAHKQAEHLVEFKVLNLTLPLSGTKTEKDISDFFALGNGAKELKELLAKMFADLYSQTMMMVRSCEIDYENPPDISKSVVAVNGVPLGTQDNLFCITGGEGTGKSNYVGAILAGTLGVEQLPIEKTLGLEITANPKGLAVLHYDTEQSEAQLHKNLGKTLRRASQATVPEYYHSLYLASLSRKDRLKLIRESMDLFHHKHGGIHLVVIDGIADLIRSANDETESIAIVDELYRLAGIYNTCIICVLHFVPNGIKLRGHIGSELQRKAAGILSIEKDDNPEYSVVKALKVRDGSPLDVPMMLFGWDKAEDMHVYRGEKSKEDKEKRKADELIAVVKEAFRNSFKLTYQELCEVLMREMEIKERTAKKYIAYMKEQRILAQDTNGNYQKGELCRT encoded by the coding sequence ATGATAGAAAAAGAACAGATTCTTTTGCTTACCCAAGGAGGTTTGAATGTATTTTCCCATTTCCTTGGTTTTGAGGTGAATCTTCACCGAAACTTCCGTAGCCCCTTCTATGACGACAAACGGGCTTCCTGTCATATCTACTATGATAGGAAAACTTCTTCTTATAAATTTTATGATCATGGCGATACCACCTATTCAGGGGATTGCTTCTGGTTTGTGGCAACGTTGCGTAGTTTGAATTTGAAAACGAATTTTCCCGAGGTCTTGGAAATCATCGTACAAGAACTTGGATTGTATTCTTTATGTGATGCCGAAAAGCATAACAAGCATATCACACCGTCATATAAAAATCCTATAGCCTCCAGTCCTACGGTCGAAAAGACCAAGCGGACGGAAGAACGACCATATAGTTTCGAGATACAGCCATTTGACGATGGACTGCTGAACTATTGGGCGCATTATGGTATCCATGAAGATACACTCCGGCAGTTTCGGGTACGGAGTCTTAAACGGTATGAGAGCGTATCTGCCGAGGGCAAGAAGTTTGAACTTCACAGTTCACCGACAGAACCGATATTTGCCTATATCGGAAACGGCTATGTAAAGATATACCGACCACACAGTCTGAAAATCCGCTTTCTCTATGGTGGAAGAATGCCTGTCACCTATTGCTTCGGTATGGAGCAGATTCCCACCAAAGGTGATATTCTTTTCATCACAGGTGGAGAAAAGGATGTGCTCTCGTTATATGCACACGGCTTCAATGCGATATGCTTCAACAGTGAAACGGCACAAATACCGACAAGCATCCTTGAGAGTCTTCAACTTCGCTTTCGGCATATCATACTCTTGTATGATGCGGATGAAACTGGTGTAAGGGAGGCGCATAAACAGGCTGAACATTTAGTAGAATTCAAGGTGTTGAATCTTACACTTCCTCTTAGTGGAACCAAGACGGAAAAGGATATTTCTGATTTCTTTGCTTTGGGCAATGGGGCAAAGGAACTGAAAGAACTGCTTGCCAAGATGTTTGCAGACCTATACAGCCAAACCATGATGATGGTGCGCTCCTGCGAAATAGACTACGAAAACCCTCCTGACATTTCCAAATCGGTGGTGGCTGTGAATGGTGTCCCATTGGGAACCCAAGACAATCTATTCTGCATCACCGGAGGAGAAGGTACGGGCAAGAGTAACTATGTAGGAGCCATTCTTGCTGGAACATTGGGAGTAGAACAACTGCCAATAGAGAAAACCTTGGGCTTGGAGATTACCGCCAATCCCAAAGGCTTGGCAGTCCTGCACTATGACACAGAACAGTCAGAGGCACAACTTCATAAGAATTTAGGCAAGACACTCCGTCGGGCTTCACAGGCAACAGTACCTGAGTATTATCATTCTCTGTATCTTGCTTCGCTCTCCCGCAAAGACCGGTTGAAACTTATCCGTGAGAGTATGGATTTGTTTCACCACAAGCATGGGGGCATCCATCTTGTGGTGATTGACGGCATAGCTGACTTGATACGTTCCGCCAACGATGAAACGGAAAGCATTGCCATCGTGGATGAGCTTTACCGTCTGGCAGGGATTTACAACACCTGCATCATCTGCGTGCTGCACTTCGTGCCAAATGGTATCAAACTCCGTGGGCATATTGGCTCCGAACTTCAACGCAAGGCGGCAGGCATTCTCTCCATAGAGAAAGATGACAATCCTGAATACTCTGTGGTGAAAGCTCTGAAAGTCCGTGACGGAAGTCCGTTGGACGTACCGATGATGCTTTTCGGCTGGGATAAGGCTGAGGACATGCACGTCTATCGTGGCGAGAAATCTAAAGAGGACAAGGAAAAGCGCAAGGCTGATGAACTCATTGCCGTTGTCAAAGAAGCCTTCCGAAATTCTTTCAAGCTCACTTACCAAGAGCTTTGTGAGGTTCTGATGCGCGAAATGGAAATCAAGGAAAGAACCGCAAAGAAGTACATCGCCTATATGAAAGAACAACGTATCTTGGCACAAGATACCAATGGTAACTATCAAAAAGGAGAACTATGCCGTACATAG
- a CDS encoding helix-turn-helix domain-containing protein, whose translation MPYIDYKTEDTWQKRLFDKLISVEDKLDRLLILQEQSVDTTVHPPLKPEYLDIIDVSKILKVEQKTIYNWVWAGKIPYLKANGRLLFLREEIDKMVRKRDDW comes from the coding sequence ATGCCGTACATAGATTATAAAACCGAAGACACTTGGCAAAAACGCCTGTTCGACAAGCTGATAAGCGTCGAGGATAAACTCGACCGCCTGCTGATCCTGCAAGAGCAATCTGTTGATACAACTGTCCATCCTCCCCTGAAACCGGAATATCTGGATATCATAGATGTATCCAAGATACTCAAAGTAGAACAAAAGACCATCTATAATTGGGTGTGGGCAGGAAAAATTCCCTATCTTAAAGCCAATGGCAGGTTACTTTTTCTTCGGGAAGAGATAGATAAAATGGTACGGAAGCGAGATGATTGGTAA
- a CDS encoding helix-turn-helix domain-containing protein — protein MKQLHKTLKEKREHEGYSQEYIAEKLKVSSSTISRWETGAVSMSIVQICSYAKVLEMDESDLLASIARRRREIPPPFIRLGIDVFDEETYGKIMDLAKELGPQHIILQTKL, from the coding sequence ATGAAACAGTTGCACAAAACCCTAAAGGAAAAGCGAGAGCATGAAGGATACTCACAGGAGTATATCGCTGAAAAACTGAAAGTTAGCTCAAGTACCATCTCAAGATGGGAAACAGGAGCCGTATCCATGAGTATAGTACAAATTTGCAGCTATGCCAAAGTTTTGGAAATGGATGAGAGTGATCTGCTTGCATCTATTGCAAGGAGAAGAAGAGAAATACCACCCCCATTTATCCGACTGGGCATAGACGTGTTTGATGAAGAGACTTATGGAAAGATAATGGATCTCGCCAAGGAATTGGGACCGCAGCACATTATCTTACAAACCAAACTGTGA